The Streptomyces kanamyceticus DNA segment GTCCCTCAGGGGCGTAGCAACGGCACCATGACACGGTCGATCAGGTCCTCGAATTCCTCGTCCAGCCATTCGCTCCCGCACACCTTGGAGCGATACATGAGCATGGCCGGAATGACATCGCACACATAAGAGTCGCCCCCTCCGGAACGCACGTCTCCGCGCTCAATTCCGCGACGTACGACGTCACTGATCAGTTTCACGACCGGCTCGATGACACCTTCGTAGATCACATCATGGAAGCGCTCAGCCGTTGCCGTATCGCATTCGTGAAGCACCGCGCGCAGAGCGAATCCGGAGCGCGAGAACATCGCCTCCCGCACCTGTCTGCACAGCTGAAGAAGATCCTCCCGCACGCTTCCGAGGTCCTGCGCACTGTCGAGCGTGGGCAACCCGGCCTGTAGCGCGTCCACGACCAGATCCTCCTTGGACGGCCAGCGGCGATACACCGCGGCCTTCCCCGTCTGCGCGCCCGCGGCCACGCCCTCCATCGTGAGCCCTCGCCAGCCGACCGTACTCAGCTGTTCGAGGGCGGCTTCGAGGATCGCCCGCTCGAGGACGGGCCCCCGGCGGCGCGGGGATGCCGTCCGAGTGGTAACGGCCGTCCAGCGCGAAGTAGCCATCGTCTTCTCTCCGTTGAGCGAGCGGGCAAGCCTCAGTGAACGCTTGCGTTCACTGAGGGGGAGTCACTACCGTCTTTCAGGACAGTGAACGGAACCGTTCACTATGGCGCTTGCGGGGGATCATGATGACCGCCTCTCAATTGACGCACAATCAAAAGCCCGGGGCCGCCCGCCGAGAGGGGCATCCCGGCATAGCTCTCACCGTCATCGCGGCCTGCCAACTCATGGTGGTCCTGGATGCGACGATTGTGAACATCGCGCTGCCCCACATACAGGGCGCGCTCAAATTCTCGACGACCGACCTCACGTGGGTCGTCAGCGCCTACACCCTCACCTTCGGCGGTCTGCTGCTGCTCGGCGGCCGCGCCGGTGACATTCTGGGGCGTCGCCGTGTCTTCATGACCGGCATCCTCCTCTTCACACTCGCCTCGCTCCTGGGCGGATTCGCCCAGGAGCCCTGGCAGTTGCTGGCCGCGCGCGTCCTGCAGGGCGTGGGCGGTGCGATCGCCTCGCCCACCTCGCTGGCGCTCATCACCACCACCTTCCCCGAGGGCCCCGCGCGGAACCGCGCGTTCGGCGTCTTCGCCGCCGTTTCCGCAGGCGGCGGCGCGATCGGCCTGCTGGCGGGCGGCATGCTCACCGAATGGCTGGACTGGCGCTGGGTCCTGTTCGTGAACGTGCCCATCGGGGTCCTGATCGCCGTACTCACCCCGCTCTACATCAGTGAATCCGAGCGCCACCCGGGCCGCTTCGACTTCCTGGGCGCACTCACCTCGACGGCGGGCATGGCCTCCCTGGTCTACGGATTCATCCGCGCGTCCGAAGAGGGCTGGCGCGACGAGCTCACGTTGGGGTCGTTCGGAGCGGCGGTCGTGCTGCTCCTGGCCTTCGTGCTGATCGAGCGCCGGGCGAAGGAACCGATCACTCCGCTCAGGATGTTCGCCGACCGCAACCGCTCGGGCACCTACGTGATCATGCTGTGTCTGGCCGCGGCGATGTTCGGCATGTTCTTCTTCATCGTGCTCTTCGTCCAGAACGTCCTGGACTACACCCCGATCGAGGCGGGCCTGGCCTTCCTGCCGGTGACGGTCGTGATCGCTTTTGGCGCCGCCCTGTCGCAGAAATTCCTTCCGGTGCTCGGACCCAAGCCGTTCATGGTCACAGGCTCGCTCATCGTCGCCATCGGGCTCAGCTGGCAGACATTGATCAGCCCGGACAGTTCGTACGTCAGTGGCGTACTCGGCCCGATGCTGCTGTTCGGCTTCGGCATGGGCCTGAACTTCGTGACACTGACACTGACAGCGGTCTCCGGAGTCGCCCCTCACGAAGCGGGCGCGGCATCCGGGCTGCTCAACGCCATGCAGCAGGTCGGTGGTTCACTCGGACTCTCCATCCTGACCACGGTGTTCGGCACGGCGAGCCGCAACGAGGCCGAGAAGCAGGTGGCGGACTTCATGGCACACGCCTCGCCCGAACAGAAGGCCGCATTCGCCAAGACCCACGAACTCCCGGCCCCTTGGAGCCACGAAGTCCTCTCCCAGGGCATCTCCACCGCCTTCATCCCGGCCGCCGCCATGGCCGTCCTCGCCCTGGTCACCGCCCTCCTGGTGATCCGCGTACGCAAGAGCGACCTCGACGCGCTCGCGGGCACGGCGAGCGCGGCAGGCCCGGCGGGCGGCTGACGGACACGGCTCCACGCAGGGGGTCCCGGTCGACCGTTCTCCGCCGCCCGGGACCCTCCTGGCACTGGCCGTACATGGGATCTAGCGGTACGTGGGATCAGTGCTCGCCCCGTCACAGAGCCCGGAAGACGCCGGGGACGGCCGCTCCTCGACGATGCGCCGGGCTCGGGACTCCCCCAGGCTCGTCGCGTACCAGGGGCGGCTCTCCGCGCCGAGTCCGTCCATGATGGCCTCGATCGCGCAGGAACGCTGGGGCTCCGGCAGCTTGTCCAGGGCGGGCACCGCGTCGGCGGACAGCTGCCCCATGTAGTCGAAGTCGAACTTGCCGGTCTCTGTGTAACGCTGCACGTTGCGTTCGGCGATCAGCGCGTCCGGTGACAGCAGGCCGAACGCGAGCACACCGGCCGCGGCGCTCGCGGCGACGGCGCGCGGCAGCCAACGGGTGCCCCAGATCCCGGCCGCCATGATCAACAGGATGACCACGCCGAGCCACAGCTCCCCCGCGACGACCGAGATCCTCAGCCTGGTCAGCCCGTACGCCTCTACGTACATGTCCATCCGGCGGACCGCGGACGCCACCACGACCAGCGTCAGTGCGCAGAGGGTGCCGAGCACGCCACGCACCAGCGTCCGGTCCCCGGCTCCGTCGCGAGGGGCCCAGCGCAGCGCGAAGACGATGACAAGCAGCGTCAGGAGGGTGGCGAGGAGCAGTTGCCAGAATCCCTGCCGCGCATAGGCGGAGTATGTGAGTCCGGTCTTGTCGAGCACCGCGTCGTATCCGCCGAAGAGCACGGCCAGCTGCACGGCGTTGAACGCGGCGAACAGCACGTTGAGCACGATCAGCGGCAGCGCCCACTCGACCCGGCCGCGGGCGCGGCCGGGCTGCACCACCAGCCGGTCCCAGCGCACGGGAGCGGCGGCCGTGTGCGCGGCGGCCAGCGCCCCGACCACACCGACGATCAGGAGCAGGAAGCGCCAGGGACTGCCCTCGAGGGAGGCGTCGGGTATCAGGTCCCCGAGCAGATCCGCGAAGGCTGCATCGGCCCCGGCGAACAGCGCCCCGAAGACCAGGAGCAGCACGGCGGTCACCGCGGCCGCGCGCAGCACGGGGCCAAAGCCTCGTGCGCTGCCCGAGCGCCGACGCAGCCCCTGCCAGCCCCAGCGAACCCCGCTGAAGACGGCGTCGAAGATGCCGAGAGGGCTCAGGAGTACGCCGAGCCAGGTCCTGGAGCCGTGCAGCGCGAGCGAGCCGAGCGCGACCGCGGAGACGATCGCGAGGAACGACGGCCATCCCGCGTCGCGCAGCGCGGGCACGACCAGCAGCGCGAGACCTCCGACGGCCCACGCCAGCGACCAGGGCCGCGGTCTGCGTCCTGCCGCCTGCGCGGCGAAGTAGGCGGCGAGCGCGGCGGGCACGGCGACGATCAGCAGGTTGAGCGCCAGCCCGTCGCCGAGAAGCAGCATGCTCAGTACGCCGGTGGCGAGCACCGCGCACAGTGTGGCCGTGCGGACCGGGACGGGCGGGTTCGACCGCAGGTCGGCGAGCAGCGGCGTGTGGGAGGGCGCCGGATAATCCCACCCCGCGCGCGGCCCAGGAACTCCGTTCCCGGTGGGCCGTCCCGGGCTGGGGCGCGGCTCTTCGCCATCTGACGGAGCCGACGCCTCGGACCGAACTGGCCCGCCCGATGGGCCTTCCCCACCCGACAGAACTGGCCCGCCCGACGGAACAGGCGCATCTGACGGAACAGCGTCGGACGGTTCAGACCCGCCCGGACCGTCGCGTCCGTCTGGTGTTTCAGCCACGGGACCCCCTCCCGGCCGGTCCGCAGGCGCACCTCACGGCACGTACACAGAGCCGTGGGATGGCCGGGACCGGCATCTCGTTCAACGCACGCAAGTCAAGATCAACTGGCGGCCCGCCCCACAGTAGCCGCGCGGCCGACGGCGGCTCCTGCCCCGGGCCTCCCCTGTGGCAGGACCGTGACAGTGCCGCCCGGACGCCCGTGTCCGAGGTCAGCTCACGCCGACGGGAACCCAGTCCGGCAATGCCTCGGTTCGCTCGAGCCACTCCTCGGGAGGTGCCCCGCCCGCACCGGAAGCGACCACGCCGCCCACGATGGCGCACGTCGTGTCCATGTCGCCGCCGACCTGAGCGGTGTCCCATATGGCCCGCTCGTACGCCCCGAGCCCGCGGGCGGCCGACCACAGCGCGAACGGCACCGTGTCATGGGCCGTCGTACGACGTCCGCACCCCAGCACCGCGGCGACCGTCGCGGAGTCTCCGTAGTCGAGCATGTCCCGCGCCCTGCGCAGACCGGCGCCGACGGCGCTCCGCGGCACCAGGGCGATGACTCCGTCGAGCAGTGCCTTCGGCGTGGGCGGCCCAGCGGGGTCGGCCGTCAACGCCGCGGCCGCGGCCACCGCCATGGCCCCGACGACGGCTTCCCGGTGCTGGTGCGTGGGGTAGGCGGAGATCTCCGCCTGGTGCGTCGCCTGCTCCGGGTCGTCCGCGTACCAGGCCCCGAGCGGCGCGATCCGCATGGCCGCTCCGTTCCCCCAGGACCCCTGCCCCTTGAAGAGCGCGGAAGCCAGCTCCCGCCAGTCCCCGCCGTCACCGACCTGCCGCAGCAGCCGGTTCACGGCAGGGCCGTACCCCCGGTCGACGTCGTGGTGCTCGGCGAAGGACCGGGCCAGCGCGTCCTGGTCGATCCGGTGATGCCTGATGAGGACGGCCAGCACGGAGCAGGCCATCTCGGTGTCGTCGGTCCACTGCCATGGAGCGTCCGGCAGCTGTCGTCGCTTGAGTAGCGGGTAGTGCGCGGGCACGAAGAACTGGGAGCCCAGCGCGTCCCCCACCGCCAGTCCGCGCAGGCTGGCCAGAGCGCGCTCCAGGCGCCGGTCGGGAGAAGAGTCAGCGGTCATCGCCCTGCCACTCTATCCGGTGATGCCGTACGGCTCGGGTTCGCGCCAGCGTTCGAAGGGACGGTCCAGCGTGTACTTGCCGTCGTCCCCGAGAACCAGCATCCGCATCTCACCGTTCCCCGGGTTGGACAGCGACTCGAACTCGGCGACCGACCAGTGGAACCAGCGCATGCAGAACAGCCGCATGGTCAGACCATGGGTGACCAGCAGGACGTTCGGCGGATGGTCCGGGGCTTCGAAGCTCCGGTAGAGGCTCTCCAGGAAAGCTCCTACCCGGTCATAGACATCGGCCCCCGATTCACCCTGTGCGAAGCGGTAGAAGAAGTGTCCGTACGCGTCGCGATAGGCCTTCTGCAGCCGTACGTCGTCCCTGTCCTGCCAGTTGCCCCAGTCCTGCTCCCGCAGTCTCGGCTCCTCCCGCACGCGCACCAGCTCCGGGTCGAGCCGCAGGGCCTGAAAGGTCTCGTGGGTGCGGCGGTAGGGAGAGACGTACACGCTCACCCGCTCCCTGCCGAGCACCTCCCGCAGGCGTTTGCCGGTGTCCGCCGCCTGGGACCAGCCCGTCTCGGTGAGTGCGAGCGCGTGATCGGGCTCGCGCTCGTACACGGTGTCGTCGGCGTTTCCCGCCGACTCGCCGTGCCGGACCAGGATGATGCGCCGCGGGCGTGCCATAAGAAGACCCTAGATCGGCTCCCTGCCGACCGGCTCAACCGGGTAGCCGTCCGGACTCCATCCGGCGTATTCGACCCGTGAAGCGCCGACGCAGCAGTCGGTCGTGCGACACGACGACCAGGGCCCCTGCCCACTGGTCCAGCGCCGTCTCCAGCTCCTCCACCAGGCCGAGCGCCAGATGGTTGGCGGGTTCGTCGAGCAGCAGCAGGTCCGCGGGCCTGGCCAGGAGCCGGGCGAGGGCCAGCCTCCGACGCTGCCCCGCGGAGAGCGACCCCACCGGGACGTGCAGGTCACGGGGCCGGAACAGTCCATACGAAAGGATCAGTTCCGCCTGCTCCTCCTCGGTGAGCCCCAGCCCTCTGCCGAACACCGCGAGCACCGGCTCGGCAGGCGCCCCCACGGGTATCTCCTGCGCGAGATACCCGATCCTGCCTCTGCGGACGACGGTCCCTTCGTCCGGTTCCAGAACGCCCGCCATGGTCCGCAGCAGCGTGGACTTCCCCGCTCCGTTGCCCCCGTGGATCAACAGACGCTCGCCTGCCGACACCGTGAGCTCGTCCACGGCGAGGCGCTCGCCCACGCGTACGTCGCGCA contains these protein-coding regions:
- a CDS encoding TetR/AcrR family transcriptional regulator — protein: MATSRWTAVTTRTASPRRRGPVLERAILEAALEQLSTVGWRGLTMEGVAAGAQTGKAAVYRRWPSKEDLVVDALQAGLPTLDSAQDLGSVREDLLQLCRQVREAMFSRSGFALRAVLHECDTATAERFHDVIYEGVIEPVVKLISDVVRRGIERGDVRSGGGDSYVCDVIPAMLMYRSKVCGSEWLDEEFEDLIDRVMVPLLRP
- a CDS encoding MFS transporter, which gives rise to MTASQLTHNQKPGAARREGHPGIALTVIAACQLMVVLDATIVNIALPHIQGALKFSTTDLTWVVSAYTLTFGGLLLLGGRAGDILGRRRVFMTGILLFTLASLLGGFAQEPWQLLAARVLQGVGGAIASPTSLALITTTFPEGPARNRAFGVFAAVSAGGGAIGLLAGGMLTEWLDWRWVLFVNVPIGVLIAVLTPLYISESERHPGRFDFLGALTSTAGMASLVYGFIRASEEGWRDELTLGSFGAAVVLLLAFVLIERRAKEPITPLRMFADRNRSGTYVIMLCLAAAMFGMFFFIVLFVQNVLDYTPIEAGLAFLPVTVVIAFGAALSQKFLPVLGPKPFMVTGSLIVAIGLSWQTLISPDSSYVSGVLGPMLLFGFGMGLNFVTLTLTAVSGVAPHEAGAASGLLNAMQQVGGSLGLSILTTVFGTASRNEAEKQVADFMAHASPEQKAAFAKTHELPAPWSHEVLSQGISTAFIPAAAMAVLALVTALLVIRVRKSDLDALAGTASAAGPAGG
- a CDS encoding DUF4153 domain-containing protein, giving the protein MAETPDGRDGPGGSEPSDAVPSDAPVPSGGPVLSGGEGPSGGPVRSEASAPSDGEEPRPSPGRPTGNGVPGPRAGWDYPAPSHTPLLADLRSNPPVPVRTATLCAVLATGVLSMLLLGDGLALNLLIVAVPAALAAYFAAQAAGRRPRPWSLAWAVGGLALLVVPALRDAGWPSFLAIVSAVALGSLALHGSRTWLGVLLSPLGIFDAVFSGVRWGWQGLRRRSGSARGFGPVLRAAAVTAVLLLVFGALFAGADAAFADLLGDLIPDASLEGSPWRFLLLIVGVVGALAAAHTAAAPVRWDRLVVQPGRARGRVEWALPLIVLNVLFAAFNAVQLAVLFGGYDAVLDKTGLTYSAYARQGFWQLLLATLLTLLVIVFALRWAPRDGAGDRTLVRGVLGTLCALTLVVVASAVRRMDMYVEAYGLTRLRISVVAGELWLGVVILLIMAAGIWGTRWLPRAVAASAAAGVLAFGLLSPDALIAERNVQRYTETGKFDFDYMGQLSADAVPALDKLPEPQRSCAIEAIMDGLGAESRPWYATSLGESRARRIVEERPSPASSGLCDGASTDPTYR
- a CDS encoding ADP-ribosylglycohydrolase family protein, whose translation is MTADSSPDRRLERALASLRGLAVGDALGSQFFVPAHYPLLKRRQLPDAPWQWTDDTEMACSVLAVLIRHHRIDQDALARSFAEHHDVDRGYGPAVNRLLRQVGDGGDWRELASALFKGQGSWGNGAAMRIAPLGAWYADDPEQATHQAEISAYPTHQHREAVVGAMAVAAAAALTADPAGPPTPKALLDGVIALVPRSAVGAGLRRARDMLDYGDSATVAAVLGCGRRTTAHDTVPFALWSAARGLGAYERAIWDTAQVGGDMDTTCAIVGGVVASGAGGAPPEEWLERTEALPDWVPVGVS
- a CDS encoding histidine phosphatase family protein; protein product: MARPRRIILVRHGESAGNADDTVYEREPDHALALTETGWSQAADTGKRLREVLGRERVSVYVSPYRRTHETFQALRLDPELVRVREEPRLREQDWGNWQDRDDVRLQKAYRDAYGHFFYRFAQGESGADVYDRVGAFLESLYRSFEAPDHPPNVLLVTHGLTMRLFCMRWFHWSVAEFESLSNPGNGEMRMLVLGDDGKYTLDRPFERWREPEPYGITG